The proteins below come from a single Necator americanus strain Aroian chromosome V, whole genome shotgun sequence genomic window:
- a CDS encoding hypothetical protein (NECATOR_CHRV.G18160.T3), whose translation MIRARESPPKGLVEKRRAQFTKVERPASADDALRAPRSRSVPISAVLLNAQQPHFQFSKDGIESPTRQVQIDMVRYDFRAPADLLRRNPDDPIGSECGEAATTMERLSDGESRTVRVIREGGIDRERRLTQPLSRAAARAACHLVPRGFPIVTVNVTDPKSARRRTISDVPQPVIIEVRDNKSPRTTTIPVIRSPAATSPLTNTLPKRTTSRTVEIEKYDSRTITIPPPETHRHAETRPTIGRDEQGETSTATLWSPLQKRPRQPPDPGIMRWDDIDTDNEISIKERELAIAKDTIKKLSLDLARLERDKQQLEIETRLQRQKSEAVLASRVADAITQLRSSSTEPDVKPQVEKKRSQPPKFDPVAIKKECERMMEVLRQEGGDQFSEEELAHASEVDREIERLKRESFVNFRRKIKISQVSAKSNSVMRTEQQQKQTSVPPNDSHSVASTSGEEDDGSDSSQIISLRDQVVMYNGGNAGSNNKAALISKLERELTDAQTCNLRLNQKIGALVSSGNATIKKEMLELKNTLVKILISNHSRKHRKHS comes from the exons ATGATTCGTGCACGAGAATCACCACCGAAAGGACTTGTGGAGAAACGTCGAGCGCAGTTCACAAAAGTCGAGCGACCTGCATCAGCTGATGAT GCTTTACGGGCGCCACGATCCCGATCGGTGCCCATCTCAGCAGTGTTACTGAACGCTCAACAACCTCATTTCCAGTTCTCCAAGGATGGAAttga AAGTCCAACTCGTCAAGTGCAGATCGATATGGTCCGCTATGATTTCCGAGCGCCAGCCGATCTGTTGCGACGAAATCCTGATGATCCTATAG GCAGCGAATGTGGTGAGGCGGCGACAACTATGGAACGTTTAAGCGACGGCGAGTCACGAACGGTACGGGTGATTCGGGAAGGTGGAATTGACAGAG AGCGACGTCTTACACAACCACTTTCCCGAGCGGCAGCGCGAGCTGCATGTCATTTGGTTCCACGCGGTTTTCCCATCGTTACAGTGAATGTGACGGATCCAAAATCCGCAAGAAGACGGACGATCAGCGATGTACCACAGCCGGTCATCATAGAG GTCCGCGACAACAAATCGCCACGAACCACGACAATTCCTGTGATACGATCACCAGCGGCCACATCTCCGTTGACGAACACGTTACCAAAACGTACAACCAGTCGAACAgtagaaattgagaaatatgACTCGAGAACAATTACGATTCCTCCACCTGAAACGCACCGACACGCGGAAACTCGTCCAACAATCGGACGAGACGAACAGGGAGAAACGTCAACGGCCACATTATGGTCACCGTTACAAAAACGACCACGACAACCTCCAGATCCTGGAATTATGCGATGGGATGATATCGATACTGACAATGAGATCTCAATAAAGGAAAGAGAACTGGCAATTGCTAAGGATACGATTAAAAAG TTGTCACTTGATCttgctcgattggagcgcgatAAACAACAACTTGAGATCGAAACTCGTCTGCAGCGGCAAAAATCCGAGGCGGTATTGGCCAGTCGAGTTGCGG ACGCGATTACACAACTTCGTAGCAGTAGCACTGAACCGGACGTCAAACCTCAAGTGGAAAAG AAACGTTCTCAACCGCCAAAATTCGATCCAGTAGCAATCAAGAAAGAATGCGAACGTATGATGGAGGTGCTTCGTCAAGAAGGTGGTGATCAGTTCAGCGAAGAGGAACTGGCTCATGCAAGTGAGGTGGACCGCGAAATTGAACGCCTTAAACGAGAG TCCTTTGTCAACTTTcgcagaaaaatcaaaatttcacaG gTAAGCGCCAAAAGTAACTCTGTCATGCGTACAGAGCAACAACAGAAGCAAACAAGCGTTCCG CCGAACGACTCCCACAGCGTCGCGTCGACATCCGGTGAAGAGGACGACGGCAGCGATAGCTCACAG ATCATTTCCCTACGGGACCAAGTGGTCATGTATAACGGTGGTAACGCTGGATCGAATAACAAAGCAGCGTTAATCAGTAAACTCGAACGTGAACTAACCGATGCACAAACATGT
- a CDS encoding hypothetical protein (NECATOR_CHRV.G18160.T2), whose product MIRARESPPKGLVEKRRAQFTKVERPASADDALRAPRSRSVPISAVLLNAQQPHFQFSKDGIESPTRQVQIDMVRYDFRAPADLLRRNPDDPIGSECGEAATTMERLSDGESRTVRVIREGGIDRERRLTQPLSRAAARAACHLVPRGFPIVTVNVTDPKSARRRTISDVPQPVIIEVRDNKSPRTTTIPVIRSPAATSPLTNTLPKRTTSRTVEIEKYDSRTITIPPPETHRHAETRPTIGRDEQGETSTATLWSPLQKRPRQPPDPGIMRWDDIDTDNEISIKERELAIAKDTIKKLSLDLARLERDKQQLEIETRLQRQKSEAVLASRVADAITQLRSSSTEPDVKPQVEKKRSQPPKFDPVAIKKECERMMEVLRQEGGDQFSEEELAHASEVDREIERLKREVSAKSNSVMRTEQQQKQTSVPPNDSHSVASTSGEEDDGSDSSQIISLRDQVVMYNGGNAGSNNKAALISKLERELTDAQTCNLRLNQKIGALVSSGNATIKKEMLELKNTLVKILISNHSRKHRKHS is encoded by the exons ATGATTCGTGCACGAGAATCACCACCGAAAGGACTTGTGGAGAAACGTCGAGCGCAGTTCACAAAAGTCGAGCGACCTGCATCAGCTGATGAT GCTTTACGGGCGCCACGATCCCGATCGGTGCCCATCTCAGCAGTGTTACTGAACGCTCAACAACCTCATTTCCAGTTCTCCAAGGATGGAAttga AAGTCCAACTCGTCAAGTGCAGATCGATATGGTCCGCTATGATTTCCGAGCGCCAGCCGATCTGTTGCGACGAAATCCTGATGATCCTATAG GCAGCGAATGTGGTGAGGCGGCGACAACTATGGAACGTTTAAGCGACGGCGAGTCACGAACGGTACGGGTGATTCGGGAAGGTGGAATTGACAGAG AGCGACGTCTTACACAACCACTTTCCCGAGCGGCAGCGCGAGCTGCATGTCATTTGGTTCCACGCGGTTTTCCCATCGTTACAGTGAATGTGACGGATCCAAAATCCGCAAGAAGACGGACGATCAGCGATGTACCACAGCCGGTCATCATAGAG GTCCGCGACAACAAATCGCCACGAACCACGACAATTCCTGTGATACGATCACCAGCGGCCACATCTCCGTTGACGAACACGTTACCAAAACGTACAACCAGTCGAACAgtagaaattgagaaatatgACTCGAGAACAATTACGATTCCTCCACCTGAAACGCACCGACACGCGGAAACTCGTCCAACAATCGGACGAGACGAACAGGGAGAAACGTCAACGGCCACATTATGGTCACCGTTACAAAAACGACCACGACAACCTCCAGATCCTGGAATTATGCGATGGGATGATATCGATACTGACAATGAGATCTCAATAAAGGAAAGAGAACTGGCAATTGCTAAGGATACGATTAAAAAG TTGTCACTTGATCttgctcgattggagcgcgatAAACAACAACTTGAGATCGAAACTCGTCTGCAGCGGCAAAAATCCGAGGCGGTATTGGCCAGTCGAGTTGCGG ACGCGATTACACAACTTCGTAGCAGTAGCACTGAACCGGACGTCAAACCTCAAGTGGAAAAG AAACGTTCTCAACCGCCAAAATTCGATCCAGTAGCAATCAAGAAAGAATGCGAACGTATGATGGAGGTGCTTCGTCAAGAAGGTGGTGATCAGTTCAGCGAAGAGGAACTGGCTCATGCAAGTGAGGTGGACCGCGAAATTGAACGCCTTAAACGAGAG gTAAGCGCCAAAAGTAACTCTGTCATGCGTACAGAGCAACAACAGAAGCAAACAAGCGTTCCG CCGAACGACTCCCACAGCGTCGCGTCGACATCCGGTGAAGAGGACGACGGCAGCGATAGCTCACAG ATCATTTCCCTACGGGACCAAGTGGTCATGTATAACGGTGGTAACGCTGGATCGAATAACAAAGCAGCGTTAATCAGTAAACTCGAACGTGAACTAACCGATGCACAAACATGT
- a CDS encoding hypothetical protein (NECATOR_CHRV.G18160.T1), producing the protein MIRARESPPKGLVEKRRAQFTKVERPASADDALRAPRSRSVPISAVLLNAQQPHFQFSKDGIESPTRQVQIDMVRYDFRAPADLLRRNPDDPIGSECGEAATTMERLSDGESRTVRVIREGGIDRERRLTQPLSRAAARAACHLVPRGFPIVTVNVTDPKSARRRTISDVPQPVIIEVRDNKSPRTTTIPVIRSPAATSPLTNTLPKRTTSRTVEIEKYDSRTITIPPPETHRHAETRPTIGRDEQGETSTATLWSPLQKRPRQPPDPGIMRWDDIDTDNEISIKERELAIAKDTIKKLSLDLARLERDKQQLEIETRLQRQKSEAVLASRVADAITQLRSSSTEPDVKPQVEKKRSQPPKFDPVAIKKECERMMEVLRQEGGDQFSEEELAHASEVDREIERLKREVSAKSNSVMRTEQQQKQTSVPPNDSHSVASTSGEEDDGSDSSQIISLRDQVVMYNGGNAGSNNKAALISKLERELTDAQTCNLRLNQKIGALVSSGNATIKKEMLELKLILLIF; encoded by the exons ATGATTCGTGCACGAGAATCACCACCGAAAGGACTTGTGGAGAAACGTCGAGCGCAGTTCACAAAAGTCGAGCGACCTGCATCAGCTGATGAT GCTTTACGGGCGCCACGATCCCGATCGGTGCCCATCTCAGCAGTGTTACTGAACGCTCAACAACCTCATTTCCAGTTCTCCAAGGATGGAAttga AAGTCCAACTCGTCAAGTGCAGATCGATATGGTCCGCTATGATTTCCGAGCGCCAGCCGATCTGTTGCGACGAAATCCTGATGATCCTATAG GCAGCGAATGTGGTGAGGCGGCGACAACTATGGAACGTTTAAGCGACGGCGAGTCACGAACGGTACGGGTGATTCGGGAAGGTGGAATTGACAGAG AGCGACGTCTTACACAACCACTTTCCCGAGCGGCAGCGCGAGCTGCATGTCATTTGGTTCCACGCGGTTTTCCCATCGTTACAGTGAATGTGACGGATCCAAAATCCGCAAGAAGACGGACGATCAGCGATGTACCACAGCCGGTCATCATAGAG GTCCGCGACAACAAATCGCCACGAACCACGACAATTCCTGTGATACGATCACCAGCGGCCACATCTCCGTTGACGAACACGTTACCAAAACGTACAACCAGTCGAACAgtagaaattgagaaatatgACTCGAGAACAATTACGATTCCTCCACCTGAAACGCACCGACACGCGGAAACTCGTCCAACAATCGGACGAGACGAACAGGGAGAAACGTCAACGGCCACATTATGGTCACCGTTACAAAAACGACCACGACAACCTCCAGATCCTGGAATTATGCGATGGGATGATATCGATACTGACAATGAGATCTCAATAAAGGAAAGAGAACTGGCAATTGCTAAGGATACGATTAAAAAG TTGTCACTTGATCttgctcgattggagcgcgatAAACAACAACTTGAGATCGAAACTCGTCTGCAGCGGCAAAAATCCGAGGCGGTATTGGCCAGTCGAGTTGCGG ACGCGATTACACAACTTCGTAGCAGTAGCACTGAACCGGACGTCAAACCTCAAGTGGAAAAG AAACGTTCTCAACCGCCAAAATTCGATCCAGTAGCAATCAAGAAAGAATGCGAACGTATGATGGAGGTGCTTCGTCAAGAAGGTGGTGATCAGTTCAGCGAAGAGGAACTGGCTCATGCAAGTGAGGTGGACCGCGAAATTGAACGCCTTAAACGAGAG gTAAGCGCCAAAAGTAACTCTGTCATGCGTACAGAGCAACAACAGAAGCAAACAAGCGTTCCG CCGAACGACTCCCACAGCGTCGCGTCGACATCCGGTGAAGAGGACGACGGCAGCGATAGCTCACAG ATCATTTCCCTACGGGACCAAGTGGTCATGTATAACGGTGGTAACGCTGGATCGAATAACAAAGCAGCGTTAATCAGTAAACTCGAACGTGAACTAACCGATGCACAAACATGT